The Neobacillus sp. PS3-34 genome has a window encoding:
- the secG gene encoding preprotein translocase subunit SecG — protein MHALIVTLLVIVSIALIVVVLLQSGKSAGLSGAISGGAEQLFGKQKARGIDLILHRITVVLSVLFFVLAIAVVYFKI, from the coding sequence ATGCATGCATTGATCGTAACATTATTAGTAATTGTAAGTATTGCACTTATTGTAGTTGTATTACTTCAATCTGGCAAAAGCGCAGGTTTATCCGGTGCGATTTCCGGGGGAGCAGAGCAATTATTTGGTAAACAAAAAGCTCGTGGGATTGATTTAATCCTACATCGCATTACCGTTGTTTTATCCGTTTTGTTCTTTGTTCTGGCAATTGCCGTGGTATACTTCAAAATCTAA